ACCGGTGAATTTATCGATGCGCACAAGGCTCTCGATTACGGCCTCGTTTCCGAAGTTGTGGCCAATGATGATTTGCTCAAGCGCGCCTATGAACTGGCCGACCAAGTGGTTGCCCTGCCCCCGCTGGCGATCCGCAAAACCAAGGAACTGGTGCGCACGGCGCAGAGCGTGACGCTGAAAGAAAATCTCGATCAGGCGGCATTGTTCCAGGGCGTTTTGCAGCAGCTTGACGATCATCAGGAAGCGATTGATGCGATCCTTGAGAAACGCAAACCAGTATTCAAGGGTCAATAAGAGAAAGCAGTGATCATGACGAAAGCGGGATATCTAACCACAGCCCTGCTGGCAGCAGCACCCTTGTTGATGGCCGCTGGCCAAGCACAAACCAATGCTTCGCCAGCCAGCGCCATAGCAGCCAACACACCGCCAGAGGGCGTCGCTACAGCCGCGACCAAGGCGGCCAACGCCAGAGTCGCCGCGCGCTTGCCGCTGGCAGACCAGACCGATTTCGACAATGCCAATCGCGGCTTTCTGGCGAAGATTGAAGACGCTCAGATCCTGAACGAAGACGGTTCCGTCGCGTGGGAGGTCGGGCAATTTGATTTTGTCAAAGACGCGGCCCCCGATACCGTCAACCCGTCGCTCTGGCGGCAGGGCAAGCTCAACAGCATCCATGGATTGTTCAAGGTGCAGGAAGGCATCTATCAACTGCGCGGCTATGATCTGGCGCAAATGACCCTGATCGCGGGCAAATCCGGCTGGATCGTGGTTGATCCGCTGACGACTCCAGCGCCTGCCAAAGCGGCCTTGGCGCTCGCCAACAAAACGCTGGGCCAGCGTCCGGTTCAGGCGGTGATCTTCACCCATAGCCATGGCGACCATTTTGGCGGCGTCAGCGGTGTGGTCACGCCGCAAGAGCTGCAATATGGCAAGGTGCAGATCATCGCGCCGCATGGTTTCCTGCGCGAATCCATTGGCGAGAATGTCCTTGCCGGAACCACCATGAACCGCCGGGTGCAGTTTCAGTTCGGCACCAATTTACCCGCCGGACCAACCGGCCATGTCGGGACTGGTCTGGGGCAATATTTGTCCAAGGGCGATCTGTCCCTTTTGCCGCCGACCAAGACCATCAGCAAGGATGGCGAGACCCTGAGCGTAGATGGCATCACCTTTGAGTTTATGGACGCCAGCGAAACCGAAGCGCCGGCAGAACTGGTCTTTTACCTGCCGGAGTTTAAAGCGCTGCACAGCGCCGAAGTGGCGACGCGCAATTTCCATAATGTGCTGACACCGCGCGGCGCGCTGGTGCGGGATACGTTGAAATGGAGCAAGGTGATTGATGCCATGCTCGCCAAATATGGCGAGAAATCTGACGTGCTGCTCGCCAGTCATCACTGGCCGATCTGGGGTAGCGAAAATGTCGAGACTG
This DNA window, taken from Parasphingorhabdus litoris DSM 22379, encodes the following:
- a CDS encoding alkyl/aryl-sulfatase, giving the protein MTKAGYLTTALLAAAPLLMAAGQAQTNASPASAIAANTPPEGVATAATKAANARVAARLPLADQTDFDNANRGFLAKIEDAQILNEDGSVAWEVGQFDFVKDAAPDTVNPSLWRQGKLNSIHGLFKVQEGIYQLRGYDLAQMTLIAGKSGWIVVDPLTTPAPAKAALALANKTLGQRPVQAVIFTHSHGDHFGGVSGVVTPQELQYGKVQIIAPHGFLRESIGENVLAGTTMNRRVQFQFGTNLPAGPTGHVGTGLGQYLSKGDLSLLPPTKTISKDGETLSVDGITFEFMDASETEAPAELVFYLPEFKALHSAEVATRNFHNVLTPRGALVRDTLKWSKVIDAMLAKYGEKSDVLLASHHWPIWGSENVETALKNQRGLYRYVHDQTLRQANQGATMHEIAENIGEPDFAATDFGVRDYYGTLNHNSKAVYQRYFGWWDGVPAHYHELPPVEASRKYVAAMGGAPKALSVGERAFASGDYRWAATVFNHIVFADPANEAATKWLASTYEQLGFQAEAGTWRNIYLSGAKELREGNDKGEAIATNSARVLNSIPAVDLFDALAARFNPARMSNVGGIIQFTFPDRGEAVNVDIGKSVMFPRDGTTDRSIAQITINRTDFTRLLMREITPRDLIVSGDMRVLGNVGLMAAMFGALDPVDPQFNIVTP